In one Steroidobacteraceae bacterium genomic region, the following are encoded:
- a CDS encoding polysaccharide export protein has product MLGKTIRVTTRTLAPLLILSCLAGAVVAQDAPPPPAAAPDANKANRTDYIIGPGDSLQVFVWRNPELSVTVPVRPDGKISTPLVEDMVAIGKSPSQLARDIETVLSEYVRTPQVNIIVNQAVSAYSQVQVVGQVRSPQSIAFREGLKVLDVILASGGLTEFASGNRAKIVREVQGQRKEIRVKLADLMNRGDMRQNLELRPGDVLIVPQTFF; this is encoded by the coding sequence ATGTTGGGAAAGACCATTCGCGTAACGACTCGCACCCTGGCGCCATTGCTCATATTGAGCTGCCTCGCAGGTGCCGTTGTCGCGCAAGATGCGCCGCCGCCACCGGCCGCAGCGCCGGACGCCAACAAGGCAAATCGCACCGACTACATCATCGGCCCGGGTGATTCGCTGCAGGTGTTCGTGTGGCGCAATCCCGAGCTGTCCGTCACCGTGCCGGTGCGGCCGGACGGCAAGATATCGACGCCGCTCGTCGAGGATATGGTTGCGATCGGCAAGTCGCCGTCGCAACTCGCCCGCGATATCGAAACCGTGCTGTCCGAATATGTCAGAACGCCGCAGGTCAACATAATCGTAAACCAGGCCGTCAGCGCCTACAGTCAGGTGCAGGTCGTGGGTCAGGTGCGTTCGCCGCAATCCATTGCGTTCCGCGAGGGACTGAAGGTGCTGGACGTAATCCTCGCGAGCGGCGGATTGACCGAATTCGCATCGGGCAACCGCGCAAAAATTGTGCGAGAAGTCCAGGGCCAGCGTAAGGAGATTCGCGTAAAATTGGCGGATCTGATGAACCGCGGGGACATGCGGCAAAATCTCGAATTGCGGCCCGGGGACGTCCTGATCGTGCCGCAGACATTTTTCTAA
- a CDS encoding P-loop NTPase, with the protein MSFIERALEKVRNAERDTTGKGGAARLDRPGTQEPGQARARSTQAPEPVRPRVVVNPAVAVSDELLREAGVLAAPDDVHQQAAEFRSIKRELLNDIADGDGRRRLVMVTSALSAEGKTFTAVNLALSLALEQDWSVLLVDADIIKPALSKMLGLQGRQGLLDAALDSSVDVNSLILTTSVPGLSVIPAGRPDPHASEYFASERMDVIWRALLADPRRIVVIDSLPVLLTSEAPALTQHVHNVLMVVRAERTPQAAVRDAIERLGERAEIRLVLNAEEKFGPKDGYYYGYNYEYNYRADNQ; encoded by the coding sequence ATGAGCTTCATAGAACGTGCGCTCGAGAAAGTCCGCAACGCCGAGCGGGACACGACGGGCAAAGGCGGGGCAGCGCGTTTGGACCGACCGGGCACCCAGGAGCCTGGACAGGCGCGTGCACGCAGCACGCAGGCGCCCGAGCCGGTTCGACCCCGCGTGGTGGTCAACCCGGCGGTTGCCGTCAGCGATGAGCTATTGCGAGAGGCCGGTGTTCTTGCTGCGCCGGACGATGTCCATCAGCAGGCGGCCGAGTTCCGCAGCATCAAGCGAGAGCTGCTGAACGATATCGCCGACGGCGATGGCCGGCGGCGCCTCGTCATGGTCACGAGCGCGCTCTCGGCCGAGGGCAAGACCTTCACCGCCGTCAACCTGGCCTTGTCGCTTGCGCTCGAGCAGGACTGGTCGGTCTTGCTCGTTGACGCCGATATCATCAAACCGGCGCTGTCCAAAATGCTCGGCCTGCAGGGTCGACAGGGACTATTGGACGCCGCGCTCGACTCATCCGTCGATGTCAACTCCCTGATCCTCACGACCAGCGTTCCGGGTCTGTCGGTCATTCCCGCGGGGCGGCCCGATCCGCATGCTTCCGAGTACTTCGCCAGCGAGCGCATGGATGTCATCTGGCGCGCTTTGCTCGCCGATCCGCGGCGCATCGTGGTCATCGACTCCTTGCCCGTGCTGCTCACATCCGAAGCGCCGGCGCTCACCCAACATGTGCACAACGTCCTCATGGTCGTTCGCGCCGAACGTACGCCCCAGGCCGCGGTGCGCGATGCGATAGAACGACTCGGTGAGCGCGCCGAGATCAGGCTGGTGCTCAACGCAGAAGAAAAATTCGGTCCCAAGGACGGCTATTACTACGGTTACAACTATGAATACAA
- a CDS encoding GNVR domain-containing protein, which translates to MNQQVAEILHYVAGVWRRRRLALIVAWAICGLAWFVVLLLPNVYEASARVFVTTRTPLRPMLRGIAVDDDLRSQLNMVQEALLSRPQLEAVVRKNDLDAGVKSTADMDAAVASLRKSIVIEVRGRQPDRPELDDSGLYAISYRNASQDKSVAVVRTLLDNFLENTLQGKREGTDEAQKFLRQQIKEYETRLSEAEARLAEFKKNNLGMIPGEEGDYFSRLDKEMDGLQTAETNLAVALSRRSELRRQLSSATPYVPGTSGSGGSSSGAVSDVSLRRQEAEAKLEELLLRFTEKHPEVIALRGTIAELKDREAKELAELSRGGKGTGAIRSLSANPVFQNIQVQLNQADVEIASLRGAITQHKSEIAKLKGVVDTAPEVEQELARLNRDYGVTKSQYEALVGRLEQARVSEDAAKSGIVRFDVMEPPKASSSPVWPNRPLLVLASLLIGPILGILVALGLNLLHPTFSSARMLERVTQLPVLGAISALKRESDAVLQRAAARRYVIAGAALVVCGVVFALFANFGARMIYG; encoded by the coding sequence ATGAACCAACAAGTCGCCGAGATTCTTCACTATGTGGCGGGCGTATGGCGGCGTCGGCGCCTGGCGCTCATAGTCGCCTGGGCAATCTGCGGACTCGCCTGGTTCGTCGTGCTGTTGTTGCCGAATGTCTACGAGGCATCGGCACGGGTCTTCGTTACCACGCGAACGCCATTGCGACCGATGCTGCGCGGTATCGCCGTGGATGATGACCTGCGCTCGCAATTGAACATGGTGCAGGAGGCATTGCTGTCGCGGCCGCAGCTCGAAGCCGTGGTCCGGAAGAACGATCTGGATGCCGGCGTCAAGTCGACCGCGGATATGGATGCAGCTGTCGCGTCGCTTCGCAAGTCGATCGTGATCGAAGTGCGCGGCCGGCAGCCTGACCGACCCGAACTCGACGACAGCGGCTTGTATGCAATCAGCTATCGCAACGCGAGCCAGGACAAGAGCGTGGCGGTCGTGCGCACGCTCCTTGACAACTTTCTCGAGAATACCTTGCAAGGCAAACGCGAAGGGACCGACGAAGCGCAGAAGTTCCTGCGCCAGCAGATCAAGGAATATGAGACCCGCTTGTCGGAAGCCGAAGCGCGTCTTGCCGAATTCAAGAAGAACAACCTCGGCATGATTCCGGGCGAGGAGGGCGATTACTTCTCGCGGCTCGACAAGGAAATGGATGGCCTGCAAACCGCGGAAACCAACCTCGCTGTTGCCCTGAGCCGACGATCGGAATTGCGACGCCAGCTCTCCTCGGCCACACCCTACGTGCCCGGCACATCCGGGAGCGGCGGTTCCTCATCCGGAGCTGTCAGCGATGTATCGCTGCGCCGTCAGGAAGCGGAGGCCAAACTCGAAGAATTGCTGTTGCGCTTCACCGAGAAGCACCCCGAAGTCATCGCGCTTCGCGGCACCATCGCCGAGCTCAAGGATCGTGAGGCGAAGGAGCTCGCGGAGCTGTCGCGCGGCGGCAAGGGCACGGGCGCCATTCGCAGCTTGAGTGCGAACCCCGTGTTCCAGAACATCCAGGTGCAGCTCAATCAGGCCGATGTCGAAATCGCCTCGCTCCGTGGCGCCATTACGCAGCACAAGAGCGAAATCGCGAAGCTGAAGGGTGTCGTCGATACGGCGCCGGAGGTCGAACAGGAGTTGGCGCGATTGAATCGCGACTATGGCGTGACCAAATCTCAATACGAAGCGCTGGTGGGTCGTCTCGAGCAGGCACGCGTGTCCGAAGATGCCGCGAAGAGCGGCATCGTGCGATTCGATGTGATGGAGCCGCCCAAGGCAAGTTCCTCTCCGGTCTGGCCCAACCGGCCGCTGCTGGTGCTGGCGAGCCTGCTCATCGGACCAATTCTCGGTATCCTCGTTGCGCTGGGGCTCAATCTCCTGCACCCGACTTTCAGCAGTGCGCGCATGCTCGAGCGTGTCACGCAACTACCCGTACTCGGTGCCATCAGTGCATTGAAGCGCGAATCGGACGCGGTGTTGCAGCGCGCTGCGGCGCGGCGCTATGTGATCGCAGGTGCAGCGTTGGTCGTTTGCGGTGTGGTCTTTGCGCTGTTCGCCAATTTTGGCGCGCGAATGATTTACGGATAG